The following proteins are encoded in a genomic region of Glycine max cultivar Williams 82 chromosome 18, Glycine_max_v4.0, whole genome shotgun sequence:
- the AOC6 gene encoding allene oxide cyclase 4, chloroplastic-like encodes MAAYSSHALKTIPFSSFVKPVSTKPTSFFTPSPTKPFLPFTSPNHSLTKNLKLNSTLPHFCLSSVPKKSFTCRSQAEPVDSEKVQELSVYEINERDRGSPVYLRLSYKSVNSLGDLVPFSNKLYTGDLQKRIGITSGICILIQNKAEKKGDRYEAIFSFYFGDYGHIAVQGPYLTYEDTYLAVTGGSGIFEGVKGQVKLRQIVYPFKILYTFYLKGIKDLPQELLVKTVEPIPSVEPSPAAKALEPNATIAGFTD; translated from the exons ATGGCAGCCTACTCAAGCCATGCTTTGAAAACcatccctttttcttcctttgtgaAGCCTGTCAGTACCAAACCAACATCATTCTTCACACCTTCACCTACCAAACCTTTCTTACCCTTCACCTCACCAAACCACTCTCTCACCAAAAATCTCAAGCTGAACTCCACTTTGCCACACTTTTGCTTGTCTTCAGTTCCCAAGAAATCTTTCACTTGTAGAAGCCAGGCTGAGCCTGTTGACTCAG AAAAAGTCCAAGAACTGAGTGTGTATGAGATCAACGAGCGTGACCGTGGAAGCCCCGTTTATCTTCGATTGAGCTATAAAAGTGTCAATTCCCTTGGTGATTTAGTCCCCTTTAGCAACAAG TTGTACACTGGAGATTTGCAAAAGCGCATTGGGATAACATCTGGTATCTGTATTTTGATCCAAAACAAAGCTGAAAAGAAAGGGGACAGGTATGAAGCAATCTTCAGCTTCTACTTTGGAGACTATGGTCACATAGCAGTGCAGGGACCTTACCTGACCTATGAGGACACATATTTGGCTGTGACTGGTGGGTCTGGCATATTTGAGGGTGTTAAAGGTCAAGTGAAGCTGCGTCAGATTGTGTATCCTTTCAAGATTTTGTACACATTTTATCTAAAGGGTATCAAGGATTTGCCTCAGGAGCTTCTTGTCAAGACTGTTGAGCCAATTCCATCTGTTGAACCTTCCCCTGCTGCTAAGGCCCTTGAGCCCAATGCTACCATTGCTGGCTTCACCGACTAA
- the LOC100804662 gene encoding uncharacterized protein: protein MSKDSMRGSKKKLLCRRLGGYLKEQKGRLYIIRRCVVMLLCWHD, encoded by the coding sequence ATGAGCAAAGATTCCATGAGAGGTTCAAAGAAGAAACTTTTATGCAGAAGGCTTGGAGGGTACCTCAAAGAGCAAAAAGGAAGACTATACATAATCAGAAGATGTGTAGTCATGCTTCTCTGTTGGCATGACTAG